Proteins found in one Halobaculum sp. MBLA0147 genomic segment:
- a CDS encoding lipopolysaccharide biosynthesis protein: MGDASEMSLGLESVKAFSGKITQAVFGFVGAVVFARALGADGFGGFYSLLAVVLVADRPVRGVAQAVEKRSTEVDAVRSEVVGAGVLAAAVVVATLSVAAFLLRSRLRDVAGFQNAWVVFVVLLAALSGFTLVQKLLGAEGVIGVQTWNDTLRSLLTLPAQIGLVLAGVGAAGLGYGLAAATVAVIPVGLWFARPGLSVPSVATLRSVWSFARHSAVGTLVGKAYDQFDILLLNVVLGQAVSGYYKAAFSLAMPGVFLANVVASGLAPKLSNQLSKGGEARADVTNGVSYASLFAVPVFFGALALPDALMRTVFGGAFDGTGAFLVGLALYNLLHSQVVIYQHALNGLDRPDLEARVSTVTLVGNVVLGVAAVYVVGGIGVVIATVLAEACRAVAFAHSVRSLVPDIEVFPRPLVKQLVAGVTMAAVLVVVRELVPIGSVLGLAAAVAVGAVVYLGGLLAISAELRLTLRAVYADAVG, from the coding sequence ATGGGCGACGCGAGCGAGATGAGCCTCGGGCTGGAGAGTGTGAAGGCCTTCTCCGGCAAGATCACGCAGGCGGTGTTCGGCTTCGTCGGAGCCGTCGTCTTCGCCCGGGCGCTCGGTGCGGACGGGTTCGGTGGGTTCTACTCGTTGCTCGCCGTCGTCCTCGTCGCCGATCGACCGGTCCGCGGCGTCGCACAGGCGGTCGAGAAACGGAGCACCGAGGTTGACGCGGTACGATCGGAGGTCGTCGGTGCGGGTGTTCTCGCCGCCGCCGTGGTCGTCGCGACACTGTCCGTCGCCGCGTTCCTGCTCCGGAGTCGTCTCCGGGACGTCGCCGGGTTCCAGAACGCGTGGGTCGTCTTCGTCGTCTTACTGGCCGCGCTCAGTGGGTTCACGCTCGTCCAGAAACTGCTGGGTGCGGAGGGCGTCATCGGGGTCCAGACGTGGAACGACACGCTCCGCTCGCTGCTCACGCTGCCCGCACAGATCGGACTTGTACTCGCCGGGGTCGGAGCGGCGGGACTCGGGTACGGACTCGCGGCCGCGACGGTGGCCGTGATCCCGGTCGGACTGTGGTTCGCTCGACCGGGTCTGTCTGTCCCGTCGGTCGCGACGCTCCGTTCGGTGTGGTCGTTCGCACGTCACAGTGCCGTCGGGACCCTCGTCGGGAAGGCGTACGACCAGTTCGACATTCTCCTCTTGAACGTCGTGCTGGGCCAAGCCGTCTCCGGGTACTACAAGGCGGCGTTCAGTCTCGCGATGCCGGGTGTGTTCCTCGCGAACGTGGTCGCGTCCGGTCTGGCACCGAAGCTCTCGAACCAACTCTCGAAGGGTGGCGAGGCACGAGCCGACGTGACCAACGGCGTCTCGTACGCCAGTCTGTTCGCCGTCCCGGTGTTCTTCGGCGCACTCGCGCTCCCGGACGCACTCATGCGGACGGTGTTCGGCGGTGCCTTCGACGGGACGGGAGCGTTCCTCGTCGGACTCGCGTTGTACAATCTCCTCCACTCGCAAGTCGTGATCTACCAGCACGCACTCAACGGGCTCGACAGACCGGACCTCGAGGCGCGAGTCAGCACCGTGACACTCGTCGGGAACGTCGTGTTGGGTGTCGCTGCGGTGTACGTCGTCGGTGGGATCGGCGTCGTGATCGCAACTGTCCTCGCGGAGGCCTGCCGTGCGGTCGCGTTCGCACACTCCGTCCGGTCGCTCGTCCCGGACATCGAAGTGTTCCCCCGGCCGCTGGTGAAACAACTCGTCGCGGGCGTGACGATGGCCGCCGTCCTCGTCGTCGTCCGAGAACTGGTGCCGATCGGGTCCGTGCTCGGACTGGCGGCCGCCGTCGCCGTCGGCGCGGTCGTCTACCTCGGGGGACTCCTTGCGATCAGTGCCGAGTTGCGGCTCACACTCCGGGCCGTCTACGCCGACGCGGTCGGGTGA
- the glmU gene encoding bifunctional sugar-1-phosphate nucleotidylyltransferase/acetyltransferase: MQTVLLAAGQGTRMRPLTDRRPKPMLPVAGEPLAAHTARAAVAAGATRLVLVVGYEAAAVREHFGDEFAGVPVTYAVQDRQRGTADAVRAAAAHLDDEPFVVLNGDALYDHASLTTLYDAGPAVGSFRVENPSAYGVLHLADDAIADDATEASADAVDADTETTVDTADETTVGADDETAVEELPRVTGVTEKPADPPSNLVNTGAYVFPAAAHEWLDVSESERGEAELTDVLARACEMTTVRAVSFERWLDVGRPWELLAANEWRLGDLDRRIDGEVHADAELRGDVVVEAGAHVDSGVVIEGPALIQSGAEVGPNAYVRGATLLGPDTKVGHAVEVKNSVLMGGATVGHLSYVGDSVLGRDVNFGAGTTVANLRHDDAAVETVVKGERVSTGRRKYGVVCGDGVKTGIQTSLNAGVVLDTDETTIPGERVLTGE, from the coding sequence GTGCAAACGGTACTCCTCGCAGCCGGACAAGGGACGCGGATGCGACCGCTCACGGACCGCCGCCCGAAGCCGATGCTCCCAGTCGCCGGCGAGCCGCTGGCGGCACACACCGCCCGCGCCGCCGTCGCGGCCGGCGCGACACGCCTGGTGCTCGTCGTCGGGTACGAGGCCGCGGCCGTCCGCGAACACTTCGGCGACGAGTTCGCCGGCGTGCCCGTCACGTACGCCGTGCAAGACCGGCAGCGTGGCACCGCCGACGCCGTCCGCGCCGCGGCCGCCCACTTGGACGACGAGCCGTTCGTCGTGCTCAACGGGGACGCGTTGTACGACCACGCGTCGTTGACGACGTTGTACGACGCCGGCCCGGCGGTCGGCTCGTTCCGCGTCGAGAACCCCTCGGCGTACGGCGTGCTCCACCTCGCGGACGACGCCATCGCGGACGACGCCACGGAGGCGTCCGCCGACGCGGTTGACGCCGACACCGAGACGACCGTCGACACCGCCGACGAGACGACGGTCGGGGCGGACGACGAGACGGCGGTCGAGGAACTCCCCCGAGTCACGGGCGTGACGGAGAAGCCGGCGGACCCGCCGTCGAACTTGGTCAACACCGGTGCGTACGTGTTCCCGGCGGCCGCACACGAGTGGCTCGACGTCTCGGAGAGTGAGCGCGGGGAGGCGGAACTCACGGACGTGCTCGCACGCGCCTGCGAGATGACGACGGTCCGAGCGGTGTCGTTCGAGCGGTGGCTCGACGTGGGTCGCCCGTGGGAGCTGTTGGCCGCCAACGAGTGGCGACTCGGCGACCTCGACCGGCGGATCGACGGCGAAGTCCACGCGGACGCGGAGCTCCGTGGTGACGTGGTCGTCGAGGCGGGCGCCCACGTCGACAGTGGCGTCGTGATCGAGGGCCCGGCGCTGATCCAGTCGGGTGCAGAGGTCGGCCCGAACGCCTACGTCCGCGGGGCGACGCTGCTCGGCCCCGACACGAAGGTGGGTCACGCCGTCGAGGTGAAGAACAGCGTCCTGATGGGCGGTGCGACCGTCGGGCACCTCTCGTACGTCGGGGACAGTGTCCTCGGCCGCGACGTGAACTTCGGTGCCGGCACCACGGTCGCGAACCTGCGCCACGACGACGCGGCCGTCGAGACCGTCGTGAAGGGCGAACGCGTCTCGACCGGGCGCCGGAAGTACGGCGTGGTGTGTGGCGACGGCGTGAAGACGGGGATCCAGACGAGTCTCAACGCTGGCGTCGTGTTGGACACCGACGAGACGACGATTCCGGGTGAACGAGTCCTGACCGGCGAGTGA
- a CDS encoding undecaprenyl-diphosphate phosphatase, translating into MDRALLVAVVVGVVQGIFEWLPISSEGNVALALSLLGRSPEEAVAFALFLHVGTAGSAAVYYRTRLGELLRALPRWRPWRDGHRVGSSNSGGAQASLNGAGTGVAGEGASTSAGAEGTPGTSAADEEIHRTLTFFAVATLASGIVGITAYETLVGFVSETGGGVFVVVVGVLLVATGAFQRLSDERATETKTTPTLVDAVVVGAGQGLAILPGVSRSGTTTGLLLLRGYEESRSFELSFVLSIPAALGAGVLAFLDTGLAVTVGPAVAALVVAGLVGYLTIDALLRIVERVAFWAVCVGLGGLAVVGGTVLVV; encoded by the coding sequence ATGGATCGGGCACTCCTCGTCGCGGTGGTCGTCGGCGTCGTCCAGGGGATCTTCGAGTGGCTGCCGATCTCCAGTGAGGGGAACGTCGCGCTGGCACTGTCGCTGCTCGGCCGGTCACCCGAGGAGGCGGTCGCGTTCGCGCTGTTCCTCCATGTCGGCACCGCCGGGTCGGCGGCGGTGTACTACCGGACGCGACTCGGCGAACTACTGCGGGCGCTGCCGCGGTGGCGGCCGTGGCGCGACGGCCACCGTGTGGGGTCTTCGAACAGTGGAGGTGCACAGGCGTCGCTCAACGGTGCCGGCACGGGTGTGGCGGGCGAGGGTGCGAGCACGTCGGCCGGCGCGGAGGGCACGCCCGGCACGAGTGCCGCAGACGAGGAGATACACCGCACACTGACGTTCTTTGCGGTCGCGACGCTGGCATCGGGTATCGTCGGGATCACCGCCTACGAGACGCTCGTCGGGTTCGTCTCGGAGACTGGCGGGGGCGTCTTCGTCGTCGTCGTCGGAGTCTTGTTGGTCGCAACGGGCGCGTTCCAGCGACTCTCCGACGAGCGCGCGACGGAGACGAAGACGACACCCACACTGGTCGACGCGGTGGTGGTCGGTGCCGGGCAGGGACTCGCGATCCTCCCGGGCGTCTCGCGGTCCGGCACGACCACCGGGTTGCTGTTGTTGCGCGGCTACGAGGAGTCGCGCTCGTTCGAGTTGTCGTTCGTGTTGTCGATCCCGGCCGCGCTGGGTGCCGGCGTGTTGGCGTTCCTCGACACCGGACTGGCGGTCACGGTCGGGCCCGCGGTCGCGGCGCTCGTCGTCGCGGGGCTCGTCGGCTACTTGACCATCGACGCCTTGCTGCGGATAGTCGAGCGGGTCGCCTTCTGGGCGGTGTGTGTCGGACTCGGGGGGTTGGCGGTGGTCGGTGGGACGGTTCTAGTCGTGTGA
- the aglM gene encoding UDP-glucose 6-dehydrogenase AglM, translating into MDVSIVGSGYVGTTVAACLADYGHEVVNVDVDESVVERINAGETPVGEPGVEDLLAEYAGAGITATTEYHRIRETDVTLLALPTPSNDDGSIDTSYVEAAAEAVGDVLADTEGDHTLAVKSTVIPGTTDRRIAPTVRERAGDTTVHVAANPEFLRMGSAVEDFRHPDKIVIGGDRAAIETLTTLYGPIREATSASAHLVTTGLREAEMIKYANNAFLASKVSLINDIGNICKEFGVDAYEIADALGLDHRISEQFLRSGLGWGGSCFPKDTAALIAAARSRDYHPAVLEAAVDVNDRQPDRLLQRLDEHVDVTNERVAVLGLSFKPGTDDTRGSRAVPVIDGLQARGADIVAYDPVAVKTMRSRRPDVTYTDSPGEALDGAVAALIVTDWDEFDCIGDDYERMDQPVVIDGRRVDVPDWVTYDGLTW; encoded by the coding sequence ATGGACGTGAGCATCGTCGGGAGCGGATACGTCGGGACGACGGTCGCAGCCTGCCTCGCCGACTACGGCCACGAGGTAGTGAACGTCGACGTCGACGAGTCGGTCGTCGAACGGATCAACGCAGGAGAGACCCCGGTTGGCGAGCCGGGCGTCGAGGACCTTCTCGCGGAGTACGCGGGTGCGGGGATCACAGCGACCACGGAGTACCACCGGATTCGTGAGACGGACGTGACGCTGCTCGCGTTACCGACACCGTCCAACGACGACGGAAGCATCGACACATCCTACGTCGAAGCTGCCGCGGAGGCAGTCGGGGACGTACTGGCCGACACCGAAGGCGACCACACACTGGCGGTCAAGAGTACGGTGATCCCGGGGACGACGGACCGTCGTATCGCACCCACCGTCCGCGAGCGGGCGGGTGACACGACGGTTCACGTGGCCGCGAACCCTGAGTTCCTGCGGATGGGATCAGCTGTCGAGGACTTCCGACACCCAGACAAGATCGTCATCGGTGGCGACAGGGCAGCCATCGAGACATTGACGACGTTGTACGGCCCGATTCGCGAGGCGACGAGCGCGTCCGCACACCTCGTCACGACTGGTCTCAGGGAAGCCGAGATGATCAAGTATGCCAACAACGCCTTCTTGGCGAGTAAGGTGAGCTTGATCAACGACATCGGGAACATCTGCAAGGAGTTCGGTGTCGACGCTTACGAGATCGCCGACGCGCTCGGACTCGATCACCGAATCTCCGAGCAGTTCCTCAGGAGTGGGCTCGGGTGGGGCGGTTCGTGTTTCCCGAAAGACACTGCCGCACTGATCGCCGCCGCACGAAGTCGCGACTACCACCCGGCAGTTCTTGAGGCAGCCGTCGACGTGAACGACCGCCAACCAGACCGTCTGCTACAGCGTCTTGACGAGCACGTGGACGTGACCAACGAGCGTGTGGCGGTGCTCGGTCTCTCGTTCAAGCCTGGCACGGACGACACGCGTGGCTCGCGAGCGGTGCCAGTGATCGACGGTCTCCAAGCACGCGGTGCCGATATCGTTGCGTACGACCCTGTAGCGGTCAAGACGATGCGTAGCCGCCGCCCGGACGTGACGTACACTGACAGTCCCGGAGAGGCGCTCGACGGTGCAGTCGCAGCGCTGATCGTCACAGACTGGGACGAGTTCGACTGTATCGGCGACGACTACGAACGGATGGACCAGCCAGTTGTGATCGACGGTCGCCGGGTCGATGTTCCCGACTGGGTGACGTACGACGGATTGACTTGGTGA
- the aglF gene encoding UTP--glucose-1-phosphate uridylyltransferase AglF, whose amino-acid sequence MQAVVLAAGEGTRLRPLTEDKPKALVEVDGKPILSHCFDQLAELGADEFVVVVGYLKQRIIDHYDDEYDGVPITYTHQREQNGLAHALLTAEEHVDDDFLLMLGDNVFQANLGDVVRRQREQRPDAAFLVEEVPYEEASRYGVCDTNEYGEITNVVEKPSDPPSNLVMTGFYAFSPAIFHACHLVQPSDRGEYELSDAVDLLIESGRTIDAIRMDGWRVDVGYPDDRDRAEERLQE is encoded by the coding sequence GTGCAAGCAGTCGTCCTCGCCGCTGGCGAAGGCACACGCCTCCGTCCCCTCACCGAAGACAAGCCGAAGGCGCTCGTTGAAGTCGACGGTAAACCGATTCTGTCGCACTGTTTCGACCAACTCGCAGAGCTCGGTGCCGACGAGTTCGTCGTCGTCGTCGGGTACCTCAAGCAACGGATCATCGACCACTACGACGACGAGTACGACGGTGTACCGATCACCTATACACACCAACGAGAGCAGAACGGCCTCGCCCACGCACTGTTGACCGCCGAGGAACACGTCGACGACGACTTCCTGTTGATGCTCGGCGACAACGTCTTTCAGGCGAATTTGGGAGACGTAGTTCGCCGACAGCGAGAACAGCGTCCCGACGCGGCGTTCCTCGTCGAAGAAGTCCCCTACGAGGAGGCAAGTCGATACGGCGTGTGTGACACCAACGAGTACGGTGAGATTACCAACGTGGTCGAGAAACCGTCCGACCCTCCGTCGAACCTCGTGATGACGGGTTTTTATGCGTTCTCTCCGGCGATCTTCCACGCTTGCCACTTGGTCCAACCGTCCGACCGAGGCGAGTACGAACTGAGCGACGCAGTCGACCTCCTGATCGAGAGTGGCCGGACAATCGACGCCATCCGGATGGACGGCTGGCGCGTCGACGTTGGCTACCCCGACGACCGTGACAGGGCAGAAGAACGCCTCCAAGAGTAG
- the glmM gene encoding phosphoglucosamine mutase, translating into MFGTSGVRGPIGEEITAETALAVGRALPSCGYDHVVVGRDPRETGAVLVDALASGVRECGGDVVELGLAATPTVARSVAELDADAGVSVTASHNPAPDNGLKLWTPSGQAFDERRRGEITACVENEAWEFADWDAFGDRRRDEDATERHRDALVAAVRGATSGSETALSGGEPSVATPLDETVVVDVGNGAGGVTAVALDRLGCSVQTLNGQPDGRFPGRPSEPTAENCALLQTTVANSPATVGIAHDGDADRTMVVDETGGFVSGDALLAILAREAAAPGDTVAVPVDTSLAVDDTLAEHDVHVTRTAVGDVFVAEAASEDGVVFGGEPSGAWIWPDETLCPDGPLAACHVVELVAREGSLSALADGVASYPIHRENVETDRKTAVMERVAELASERYPDEDVTTLDGIRVARESGWFLIRDSGTQPLIRVTAEAREETAASRLREEVSAMLDSAQA; encoded by the coding sequence ATGTTCGGAACTAGCGGCGTCCGCGGCCCCATCGGCGAGGAGATCACGGCCGAGACGGCACTCGCGGTCGGTCGCGCGCTGCCGTCGTGTGGCTACGATCACGTCGTCGTCGGGCGCGACCCGCGCGAGACCGGTGCCGTGCTCGTCGACGCACTCGCCAGTGGGGTCCGAGAGTGTGGCGGCGACGTGGTCGAGTTGGGACTGGCGGCGACACCGACGGTCGCACGGAGCGTCGCCGAGTTGGACGCCGACGCGGGTGTCTCCGTCACGGCCTCACACAACCCCGCGCCGGACAACGGCCTCAAACTGTGGACCCCCTCGGGGCAGGCGTTCGACGAGCGCCGCCGCGGCGAGATCACGGCGTGTGTCGAGAACGAGGCGTGGGAGTTCGCCGACTGGGACGCGTTTGGTGACCGGCGGCGTGACGAGGACGCGACCGAACGACACCGGGACGCGCTTGTCGCAGCGGTGCGCGGGGCGACCAGCGGCTCGGAGACGGCGTTGAGTGGTGGAGAGCCGAGTGTCGCCACGCCGCTCGACGAGACGGTGGTCGTCGATGTGGGCAACGGTGCTGGCGGTGTTACCGCGGTGGCGTTGGACCGGCTCGGGTGCTCGGTCCAGACGCTGAACGGACAGCCCGACGGGCGGTTTCCCGGCCGTCCGAGCGAGCCGACGGCCGAGAACTGTGCGCTGTTGCAGACGACCGTCGCGAACTCCCCGGCGACGGTCGGGATCGCCCACGACGGGGACGCCGACCGGACGATGGTCGTCGACGAGACGGGCGGGTTCGTGAGCGGCGACGCGCTGTTGGCCATCCTGGCCCGCGAGGCCGCAGCGCCGGGCGACACCGTCGCCGTCCCGGTCGACACGAGTCTCGCCGTCGACGACACGCTCGCCGAACACGACGTGCACGTGACGCGGACGGCCGTCGGGGACGTGTTCGTCGCAGAGGCGGCGAGCGAGGACGGCGTCGTCTTCGGCGGCGAGCCGTCAGGGGCGTGGATCTGGCCCGACGAGACGCTGTGTCCCGACGGGCCGCTCGCGGCCTGTCACGTGGTCGAACTCGTCGCCCGCGAGGGGTCGTTGTCGGCGCTGGCGGACGGCGTCGCCTCGTACCCGATTCACCGCGAGAACGTCGAGACGGACCGGAAGACGGCGGTGATGGAGCGTGTCGCCGAACTGGCGAGCGAGCGGTATCCCGACGAGGACGTGACGACACTCGACGGGATTCGCGTCGCCCGCGAGTCCGGGTGGTTCCTGATCCGCGACAGTGGGACCCAGCCGCTGATCCGGGTGACGGCCGAGGCACGCGAGGAGACTGCCGCCAGTCGACTCCGCGAGGAGGTGTCGGCGATGTTGGACAGCGCACAGGCGTGA
- a CDS encoding GDP-mannose 4,6-dehydratase, protein MEIAVTGGAGFIGGHLAETFVRNGHDVTVLDNFRPYYDRGIKEHNVESARAAAADGDGSYELVRGDVRDSATVQSVVEGTRVVFHQAAQAGVRTSVEEPVEVTDINVVGTLEILEAARDTDTERVVIAGSSSVYGKPEYLPYDEEHPTEPVSPYGVSKLSTDHYARVYHELFDLSTVVLRYFTVYGPRMRPNMAISNFVSRCTNGEPPVVYGDGTQTRDLTYIGDIVDVNQTLLSTNAADGEIVNVGSTDNIEIVELAREIRDQIDPNLELTFDERHEADAEHTHADTSKAAELLDYEPSYTIRQGIAEFVDWYEQNRDWYEPLVQNS, encoded by the coding sequence ATGGAGATAGCTGTCACCGGCGGTGCTGGATTCATCGGTGGCCACCTCGCCGAGACATTCGTACGGAACGGTCACGACGTGACGGTACTCGACAATTTCCGACCGTATTACGACCGTGGGATCAAAGAACACAATGTCGAGTCGGCTCGGGCCGCCGCGGCGGACGGTGACGGATCATACGAACTCGTTCGCGGAGACGTTCGCGACAGCGCGACGGTCCAGAGCGTCGTTGAGGGAACGCGTGTCGTCTTCCACCAAGCCGCACAGGCCGGTGTCAGAACGAGTGTCGAGGAACCGGTCGAGGTGACAGACATCAACGTCGTCGGCACACTCGAAATACTAGAGGCCGCACGCGACACCGATACGGAACGAGTGGTGATCGCCGGCTCCTCGTCCGTGTACGGGAAGCCGGAGTACCTCCCGTACGACGAGGAGCACCCGACCGAACCGGTGAGTCCGTACGGTGTTTCGAAACTCTCGACGGATCACTACGCACGTGTGTACCACGAACTGTTCGACCTCTCGACGGTCGTGTTGCGGTACTTCACCGTCTACGGGCCACGAATGCGCCCGAACATGGCCATCTCGAACTTCGTCTCTCGGTGTACGAACGGCGAACCGCCGGTCGTGTACGGTGACGGGACACAGACGCGCGACCTGACGTACATCGGTGACATCGTCGACGTGAACCAGACGCTGTTGTCGACGAACGCAGCAGACGGCGAAATCGTCAACGTCGGGAGCACCGACAACATCGAGATCGTCGAACTTGCACGAGAGATTCGTGACCAGATCGACCCCAATCTTGAGTTGACGTTCGACGAACGCCACGAGGCAGACGCCGAGCATACACACGCCGATACCAGCAAAGCCGCAGAACTATTAGACTACGAACCATCGTACACGATCAGACAGGGGATTGCAGAGTTCGTCGACTGGTACGAGCAGAACCGCGACTGGTACGAGCCGCTCGTGCAAAACTCCTGA
- a CDS encoding sugar phosphate nucleotidyltransferase — translation MNIESAIVLAAGEGNRLRPLTEFRPKPMLPAATQPILQHVFDGLIDAGVDDIHVVVGYRRDRVRNYFGPTYRDRTLTYHTQETQLGSGHALLQAAGAVDDDFLVVNGDEVIPSTMAERVIDAHDRESVATLAVVESDEPREYAGVELDDDLVTTIDERPESGEYRLFNAGVYAFGPSVFSEIQNTPQTDGERALTDTVVELVERTGNVRGVRVESPRVAVTYPWDLLRVASGEQTGVPRDVRRRVDGAHVDGSAMLHDDAVVRPPVVVGPDAVVEAGAVVGPDTAVGRNATVAANATVRGSVIDDDTRVGEAATLVDTVTGTDVEIGAGVTVPGGPADVRIGTTVYEGRQLGAVLADRATVGGGATVCDGVLIGPEARVAAGSTVRTNVAARTEVTQ, via the coding sequence GTGAATATTGAATCCGCGATTGTCCTCGCAGCCGGCGAGGGAAACCGCCTCCGGCCACTGACCGAGTTCAGACCCAAGCCGATGTTGCCGGCGGCGACGCAACCGATCCTCCAGCACGTCTTCGACGGGTTGATCGACGCCGGCGTCGACGACATCCACGTCGTCGTCGGCTACCGGCGTGACCGCGTCCGGAACTACTTCGGCCCGACGTACCGCGACCGGACGCTCACGTACCACACTCAAGAGACACAACTCGGGAGCGGTCACGCACTGTTGCAGGCCGCCGGCGCGGTCGACGACGACTTCCTCGTCGTGAACGGCGACGAGGTGATTCCGTCGACGATGGCGGAACGCGTGATCGACGCCCACGACCGCGAGAGCGTGGCGACGCTGGCCGTCGTCGAGAGCGACGAGCCACGCGAGTACGCCGGCGTCGAACTCGACGACGATCTGGTGACGACAATCGATGAGCGACCCGAATCCGGGGAGTACCGGTTGTTCAACGCCGGCGTGTACGCGTTCGGGCCGTCGGTGTTCTCCGAGATTCAAAACACCCCGCAGACCGACGGAGAACGGGCGCTCACCGACACGGTCGTCGAACTGGTCGAGCGGACCGGGAACGTCCGTGGCGTCCGGGTCGAGAGTCCTCGTGTCGCGGTGACGTACCCGTGGGACCTGTTGCGGGTGGCGAGTGGCGAACAGACGGGCGTCCCGCGTGACGTCCGACGACGCGTCGACGGGGCACACGTCGACGGGAGCGCGATGCTCCACGACGACGCCGTCGTGCGGCCGCCGGTCGTCGTCGGGCCGGACGCGGTCGTCGAGGCGGGCGCGGTGGTCGGGCCCGACACGGCGGTCGGGCGCAACGCGACGGTCGCCGCGAACGCGACGGTGCGTGGCTCCGTGATCGACGACGACACGCGCGTCGGCGAGGCGGCGACGCTCGTCGACACCGTCACCGGGACCGACGTCGAGATCGGTGCCGGCGTCACCGTTCCCGGCGGGCCAGCCGACGTCCGGATCGGGACGACGGTGTACGAGGGGCGCCAGTTGGGTGCCGTCCTCGCGGACCGCGCGACGGTCGGCGGCGGCGCGACCGTCTGTGACGGGGTCTTGATCGGTCCCGAGGCACGGGTCGCCGCGGGGAGTACCGTCCGGACGAACGTCGCGGCACGAACGGAGGTGACTCAGTGA